The Dehalobacter sp. DCM sequence AAGTTGCTTGGACACCCGATTTGGCTAGTTGGCTATATTATCGATTTTATTGGTTATTCATATTCTATAGAACCCGCTCTATTTTTTTATCTTCTGGGCATGAGGCTCCCATAATAAGATCGACGTTGTTTTTTATGATTACAGATTGTTTCATAATGCTCTTCATAGACCTATAGTCTGCTGATAGCGATTTTTTCGCACTCGAGCACTTCCGGTATTCTAATTGAAGATTTTTCATGGCAGGTATTTGCTTTGCTGAGAGCAAACTGAATGCTTGTTTCGCAGATTGATGAAGCAAAATATCCTCTGTGTTTGCTTCATAAAACCTTCCTGAAAATCCGGACTCTCGATATGCTGTATATATCTCCTTCGTTTTCGCATAGTTAATGATATGCTTCTTCAACTCAGTAATCTCCGCCATTCGTTTTTCAAGATCCTTGATCTGCTGTGACAGCTCGTGATAACGATCCGTCGCAGCTTTTGTTTTTTCAACGAGTTTTTCATAGTCGGTGATGTTATTCTCCGTCAGAAAATTGATGGTCTGAGCCATCTGTTTCAGATTGAAAACTTTTGCCCAGCGCTCGTAGCCAGGACCTTTACCAGCTTGAAGTCTGGCCTGGATATCCACCAGAAGATTAATCTTGTCTGGATTTTTTCGATAAGGTCTTTTGACTTTTGGAGTGTGGACGGTCTTTCCGAGTATCGCTGATCTCAACTCTTCCTCAGAATATCCTTCTCCGAGGGATCGCAATCTTGTGAATTTCTGCTGACCAATAGCTTTAAAAGCGAGATGCTGCCCCTGTTTCACTTCATAACCATTCACCACCATCAGCTTCAGGAAGGTGTCAAAATCAGCTGGCTTTTGAACCATGACAGCATCGATGGTTTGTCTCAGCTTCTCCTGCCAGGATAGTGGTTTCTTATCGCCCAGCCACTTGCCGTAATGGGATGGTCCTTGCTTTGGCGCTTCAATGATAGAGAGCCCGTTCTCAAGGCAGAGTTTG is a genomic window containing:
- a CDS encoding relaxase/mobilization nuclease domain-containing protein, yielding MATTRLIPMHVIKGQTVAHTVHERLSYAINPEKTNSGQLVKAYGCEPETAAGEMLLCKKEYETYIGRSEEKKSDIVLYQIRQSFKPGEITPERAQEIGYELAMSFTKGKYQFIVATHTDHAHIHNHIIFNSTSIDHTQKFRNFLGSSEVIRKISDKLCLENGLSIIEAPKQGPSHYGKWLGDKKPLSWQEKLRQTIDAVMVQKPADFDTFLKLMVVNGYEVKQGQHLAFKAIGQQKFTRLRSLGEGYSEEELRSAILGKTVHTPKVKRPYRKNPDKINLLVDIQARLQAGKGPGYERWAKVFNLKQMAQTINFLTENNITDYEKLVEKTKAATDRYHELSQQIKDLEKRMAEITELKKHIINYAKTKEIYTAYRESGFSGRFYEANTEDILLHQSAKQAFSLLSAKQIPAMKNLQLEYRKCSSAKKSLSADYRSMKSIMKQSVIIKNNVDLIMGASCPEDKKIERVL